A segment of the Aureliella helgolandensis genome:
ACCTGCGATTGCAGAAATTCAATCGTTACCGAGCTTGCTTGGGGGTGATTCCGTAGTTTTCCCACGAAGCCCGCCACTGCCACTGCGACATCGCAATTCTGTGCAGTAGACGGATTTTCGAGAAAAGCAATCAGTTCGCGTCCCTCTTCGATGGCAGCCGCCACCATCCGCATACTGGATTGCACACAATCGCGCTGCACTTCCACAGAGGCATCCTGCTCGCTACGGACGGCCGCCTCCAGCTGCAGGTTTGCTCCCACCAACCACTGCATCAGCCCATCATGAAGCTCGTAGCCAACCCAACGGCACTCGGCATGCTGCAAGCGTTCTGCTTCCGAGGAGGGGCGGGGCATGTTCGGCTCCAGTGCCGGGGAGGTAACGAAAGGGAAATAGACATCAGCGGCTCAGGTGGCATCAAAGCAGGAATCTGATTCTGAGAGCCACCATCGGCTACAGATCCAAGGCGTCGAAGTCATCGACCAATTGATCCAACTCCAGCCACTCATCGTCCGAATCGGAACTGTAGGCCCCGGAGCTCGGACGAGGGTTGGCAGCAGGCGGCGTGCGAGGTTCCACCGCAGGGCGAGCCGCTGCGGCTTTACTCTCTTGTTTAAATTCATGATTTCCACGAGCTGCCAGGGAGCCAGCTCCCGACGTGGGGGCGGTGGGCACGCCCAGCGGTTTGCGCGCAGAGCTCCCCCCAGGCAGACTGATTCCGACCGTTTTGACGTTTCTGTCCTGAAGTAAGTTCCGCAGCTGATCTGTGACTTCCGAAATTTTGGATTGGGACGTCAGGAGCAAGTGGTAGACGCGTTTCCCGCTTGGAGCCGCTTGAAGGGCCGCAGGCCCCAGCGAATCCCCCTCCCCCAATCGTCGAACGGAGCCCCCCAATGCCAAACGCTGAAAATGCTCTCGAACCTGCTCGGTGGGAAGCCAAGAAACGACCACCACGCTGTGGTTAAAACCACTCAAGCACAAGTGATCAGTGCTGTCGGCCTGAATGAATTCGAGCGGGCCAATCAAGGTAGCATCCAAGCCGGCTGACATGAGAAGCTCTGCGACTAGCGATTCTTCCAAATCGGCCGTCGAACTACTGTTCACCGCGGACTGGGAAACAATAACGGTTAATCGAGCTGCCAATATTAGCACCTTTGTATTAATGTCGAACAAACTGGCTGTGCAGAAGCAGTCCTACGCTCCTCTTCCGCTGGTGCAAGTGTAGCTATCATTGCGGCGTGGGCCAGCTGGTATGCATCAGGAGCGTAGCTGGCGGCCCCATCACCGCCCGACTGCTGTTTTCCACTGTGCATGCTTCCATCCAGTTTGGCAAGCGGCCCGATTTTCACACGTCCCCCATTTCAAAGGGATTATTCAGGCTCATCAAGTTTACTCGGGACTTATCGACCTGCTGGCTGAACGACCTGCGGCTTAGCGTTTTAAGAGCGTTTTCAGTCTTACAGCGAAGGTAGCAGCGTCAAAACTCCCTGCAACGACGACCACACAGCCTTGCTCACACACTGGCTTGCAATTTCCGACAAGCCGCTATGCAGGTGGAGGAATGGCCCAGCCAGGCCCCTTTGCGACGGATCGACTCGCCTGCGGCGTCGTTTGCTGCTCATGCCAGTCGTACAACCGCATAAAGACTTCGCGCGCGTTTCCCTGCTCTTCCAGCAACAAGCGGCCCAAAAAGGCATCGTCAAGCAACTCGGCTCGCTGGGCCGCAGAATACCCCGACGAATTGCCGTTGATCCGCTGGCTCACTAACCGACGAAGTCTCGGAAGCGTCAT
Coding sequences within it:
- a CDS encoding sensor histidine kinase, which codes for MPRPSSEAERLQHAECRWVGYELHDGLMQWLVGANLQLEAAVRSEQDASVEVQRDCVQSSMRMVAAAIEEGRELIAFLENPSTAQNCDVAVAVAGFVGKLRNHPQASSVTIEFLQSQVEWPQLPHSVAWSVLRVIQQAMLNALLHAQSTTIRAHLGWAGPGILEAEVVDDGRGFDVQSALKPGARPLHFGLSSMQHRAQMLHGQIEFDSTLDEGSRVRLTLPATTS